One stretch of Leptospira stimsonii DNA includes these proteins:
- a CDS encoding DUF3995 domain-containing protein yields the protein MTSLQPFLSWIAGLILFFLSGIHFYWLSRGQTSGNKVVPAINGKLAFQPGKFATVIVGILLCLAAFLPIGLTLENPLGIPKFLFRDGVFFLSFLFLLRSIGEFRLVGFFKSVKGTPFAEYDTKYYSPLCLFLSLLLFLSAI from the coding sequence ATGACTTCTCTACAACCATTTCTTTCTTGGATCGCGGGTCTGATTCTTTTCTTCTTGTCCGGAATCCATTTCTATTGGTTGTCGAGAGGTCAAACGAGCGGTAACAAAGTGGTCCCCGCGATAAACGGAAAACTCGCGTTTCAACCCGGTAAATTCGCGACCGTGATCGTCGGGATCCTACTCTGCTTGGCGGCCTTTCTGCCGATCGGCCTAACTCTCGAAAACCCTCTTGGAATTCCAAAATTCCTATTTCGTGACGGCGTTTTCTTTCTCTCCTTCCTTTTTCTTCTCCGTTCCATCGGAGAATTTCGCTTGGTAGGCTTTTTCAAAAGCGTAAAGGGAACTCCTTTCGCCGAATACGATACCAAATACTACTCGCCTCTCTGCCTTTTTCTTTCCTTGCTTCTTTTTCTTTCGGCGATCTAA